One stretch of Brachyhypopomus gauderio isolate BG-103 chromosome 10, BGAUD_0.2, whole genome shotgun sequence DNA includes these proteins:
- the ak3 gene encoding GTP:AMP phosphotransferase AK3, mitochondrial isoform X2: protein MVLQRIFRSVIMGPPGSGKGTVSNRITLSFGLKHLSSGDILRANINAKTELGLLMKTCIDQGQLVPDDIISRLVLANLRDMDHSSWLLDGFPRTVAQAESLDSMCTLDTVINLDVPFETIKERLTSRWVHLPSGRVYNTEFNPPKIPGLDDVTGEPLSQRDDDTPETVTRRLKAYENQTEPVLEYYR from the exons atggtTTTGCAAAGGATATTTCGAAGCGTGATCATGGGACCCCCGGGCTCGGGGAAAGGGACGGTGTCCAACCGAATCACACTAAGTTTTGGACTGAAGCATCTTTCCAGCGGCGATATCCTACGAGCTAACATCAACGCAAAAACCG AGCTGGGTCTTTTGATGAAAACATGCATAGACCAGGGTCAGCTGGTGCCTGATGACATCATCTCCCGCCTGGTCCTGGCCAACCTCAGGGACATGGACCACAGCAGCTGGCTGTTAGATG GGTTCCCCCGGACTGTGGCGCAGGCTGAGAGTTTGGACAGCATGTGCACCTTGGACACGGTCATCAACCTGGACGTGCCGTTCGAGACCATTAAGGAGCGTCTGACGTCACGCTGGGTGCATCTCCCCAGCGGCCGCGTGTACAACACTGAATTCAACCCACCCAAGATCCCC GGTCttgatgatgtcacaggagaACCTCTGAGCCAGAGGGATGATGACACGCCTGAGACGGTGACCCGGAGGTTGAAGGCCTACGAGAACCAGACTGAGCCGGTTCTGGAGTATTACAGGTAG
- the ak3 gene encoding GTP:AMP phosphotransferase AK3, mitochondrial isoform X1 — MVLQRIFRSVIMGPPGSGKGTVSNRITLSFGLKHLSSGDILRANINAKTELGLLMKTCIDQGQLVPDDIISRLVLANLRDMDHSSWLLDGFPRTVAQAESLDSMCTLDTVINLDVPFETIKERLTSRWVHLPSGRVYNTEFNPPKIPGLDDVTGEPLSQRDDDTPETVTRRLKAYENQTEPVLEYYRSKGMLTTFMGTETNKIWPHVQAFLAKKIPQAQQASRRM, encoded by the exons atggtTTTGCAAAGGATATTTCGAAGCGTGATCATGGGACCCCCGGGCTCGGGGAAAGGGACGGTGTCCAACCGAATCACACTAAGTTTTGGACTGAAGCATCTTTCCAGCGGCGATATCCTACGAGCTAACATCAACGCAAAAACCG AGCTGGGTCTTTTGATGAAAACATGCATAGACCAGGGTCAGCTGGTGCCTGATGACATCATCTCCCGCCTGGTCCTGGCCAACCTCAGGGACATGGACCACAGCAGCTGGCTGTTAGATG GGTTCCCCCGGACTGTGGCGCAGGCTGAGAGTTTGGACAGCATGTGCACCTTGGACACGGTCATCAACCTGGACGTGCCGTTCGAGACCATTAAGGAGCGTCTGACGTCACGCTGGGTGCATCTCCCCAGCGGCCGCGTGTACAACACTGAATTCAACCCACCCAAGATCCCC GGTCttgatgatgtcacaggagaACCTCTGAGCCAGAGGGATGATGACACGCCTGAGACGGTGACCCGGAGGTTGAAGGCCTACGAGAACCAGACTGAGCCGGTTCTGGAGTATTACAG GAGTAAAGGAATGTTGACGACCTTCATGGGGACAGAAACCAACAAAATCTGGCCTCACGTTCAAGCTTTCCTCGCCAAGAAGATCCCTCAAGCCCAGCAGGCCAGCAGACGGATGTAG